aatgaaatgatgtttGTGCATCCAACACACAGTCTATAAAAAGGTTATGAAATGTAAGattttgttataaattaaaCTATAACCAACAATATAGGCTTTATAAGCACAGCTGATTAATTAGTAGATTCGTGTGTTGGTCGATTGACagagaattatttttaaattgaagTTATTTGGATAATCGTTTGAAAAGTcatttgtgaatatttgctgcttttcctttcaGCTATTGTTTTTGATTCATTTAGTGAtaattttgagtttattttattttaaaggggcactatgtatttttggagaagacatttaacacagcattttaatatttacaatattaatgagataataataaaaacgcagaaatatttgttttttccataagtgaataaacaagctgttctcagaggaaaataagatccccagagcactgtctgaagctagaaaggtggcagggtccgccacatataaacaaagaaaaacagtatgacattgtgttgtcctttaaggtcagtttgtctattcagtttgttcagtcatgaaaacgaagagtttgtttatttagtttttcgCTATTGTTAGAACTGTTACAGACCAAACAATCAGTCAATTactggagaaaataatcagcagtttAATCCATGAAGAAAATAATCTTCAGGTGCAGTCCTGTACTAAATAGTTACATATTAGAGCCAACTCAACCAATTACTAATAAGTCACAATTACCtaatgatataatatgtaatagtACACCATTTGCTTTTAATGTAACCCTTCAAGTACATTCACCTGATTATACTCGCAGACTTTGACTTAAATAGCATTTTCAATGCAGGGCTTacagagagtaacagagtatttttacagtatgTTATTAATACTTCCGCTTAAGCATCTAAATACTTCCCACACCAGTGGCTTCCAGCTCAACCAGCTGCAATATGCAGATACTACTATAATTAACAACTGGGTTGGGTCTAATTACCAATAATTCATGGCATTTTATCCCTGATTTAATATTCATTCTCCTTACTATGTGAAGAACTTATTACATgtaatttctttatgttgtacAGCACTTTGAGATGCATTTCTTGTGTGAAAGATGCTGTACAGATAAAGGttttataattatattaaaacaatgctaacatgctaatacTTCAATGGCAACAATTCAACAATATGTTATTTTAGGCTATATTACGCTTATTTACACCTCAtaaatatttactgtttttttaaattatacttCTGTACAGTATTTTTACTGCGTTTACCTTGAATaacatattgtgtgtgtgtgtgtgtgtgtgtgtttgtgtgtgtgtgtgtgtgtatatatttgtgcTTGTCTTggcaacatttatgtttaatattgtacatggtgcctctacaaataaagatgaatgaatgaatgatattGTGGTATTGCtacaaaaaaattataattaataagGCTAAATAATCTGGCTACTTCCTCACCACTGACAACTGCATATTTAATATAAGACCGACAAAGaccaacatgttttattatcattaacaGCTGTAGTAGCAGTATTAGTACTACAGTGGTTTGAATACATTTGGATACATGCGAGTATTTCCAGGTTGTCCATCGCCCCCTGGTGGACGTCTCGAGGAACCACTTGACACCCTCCTCACAGGACGGGTTGTCATAGCAACTGTACAGCATGTGCTTACAAAAACAAGAGCTTGACCGCTCACCGACACTTCTGCCGACACTCGACATCCACGACGCCATCTTATTCCTCTAGCATTtatcagaggaggagacagaggagagccGCCGGAACAGAGGGAAGCCGGAGAGCGTGAGAGACGATGAGCGGAGCCAAAGCCCGCAGCGACGCGCCTGTTGCTGAAAATGTCTCCGGCGGCGGGCACAGCACTGCGGCTCCTCCGCGGGACCGCAAGCCTGGCGGAGGGGTTCTGAAGAGGCTCAAGTCCCGGAGGAGCCAGGTGGACAGCAGGCCCGTCACGGAGGAAGACCTGCGGACACAGAGCGGCCACATCACGCCGGAGGATGTGCTCGGACTGCGGGTGGCCACGAGAGGTTTGAGGCTGTCTCCGTTACCAATAACGTCTCTTGTTTACGTGGACGTGGGATGCTTTGTGTGCTACCTGTGCTGCATTAAGTACGCTGTGTGAGCATGATGTCTTGGACAGAATACATTAGATGTACACATTACATAAAAGTAGAGCGGATGACGTCCAGTTTGAGCAGGATCACGTGACTGTCATTTGAAAATACAGATATGATATCACATTTGTGATAATGGTCTTAAAATGATAAACATGTGACAACACAAACAGTTGTCAGACGTCATCAGGCGACCTTTCACTCACGGAAATACAGTTTCTATTTTTAAGCAGCTAAATAAACACTGGGGTTTTAATAATAGGAGGATCTCTGTGGTGTCTCTATGACATCAAACTCTCAAAGATGTGAGATAcaaatgacatcactgctgGCACTACTGTGAAATCACAGGCAGAGAAGACCCTCTGTACGGTCTCAGTGGAGTAGAAAAATACTGACAACATGGCAGATTCTCAGCAGAGCTGTAGCCTACATTAACAGCTGGTGAGGCAGCATATGACATCTGAAAGGAAATTTCACCTGAGAGACTAGATTTGAATTTGTGAAGTCATAATCAGCGTTTGTTTGTCGCTAAAGCGTCATATTCTTGTTTTATATGTGCCTGTTGTCCTGTTCAACTCCGTAACGACACAGTAACACAGCGATCATAAGAGCCTTATCTTATTTTATGGTTAGAAACAGagcatatgtacagtatgtgtgtatatgcatgTCTGTGAACAAgcaaaatatgtgtgtgttaaataaAGCACAGTGTTTTGGCAAGGCACCTTCAAAGCAGCCTGTTTGTACATTACAGCTTCAACAatgaatcgattaatcagttagttgTCAACCATTGAATtaatcggcaactattttggaaattttaaaagaaaaacaggtaaAATTATCTGTTTTTagcctcttaaatgtgttttttttctcctctatcTTATAGAATATGTTTTGGTTGTGGACAAATCAGGACTCTTGAGGccgtcatcttgggctttgggaaatacTGATTGATTTCAATGTTTATAGCGcctgtctctctttgttgcaGGGTACCTCTGTAAACCTGAGGACAACATTTATAACATCGACTTTGTACGCTTTAAGATCAGAGACCTGGAAACCAGCACTGTCCTGTTTGAGATTGCAAAACCCCCACATACAGGTAATTTGCATCAGCCCACTCCTTGTACTGTTTGTACTGTGATGCAAATGGAGCAGCTGACTGTAAAGTTTCGCGCTTGTAAGCACTTAAATATGACTGTACTGACCCTGCTGACTTCTTGTTATTAGCTCAAAATGCTTGCCTCTAAGCACGTTGTCAGGTTCCATCGCTGgttattttgattaaaatgtacCTTGGTGTGAATTATTTCAAATGTCTCGGTCCCATGTTTTGCGCTTCAGAGGATGACGAAGAGAACAGAGAGGCGGACGCCAGCGCCGGTCGATTCGTACGGTACCAGTTCACTCCGGCCTTCCTGAGACTGAGGACCGTGGGAGCTACGTGAGtgactcacaacacacacacacctaagaCACACTCACCTGTTCCGTATgcaaacagtgaaaacaattgCAGCATAGTTTCCTCCAGCTAGACACTAATTTGATCCAGAGCTGTGTGACAGTATAATTACGCAAGAACCGATCTAACTGTGGCATCATTATCCTCCAATCAGGGTGGAATTCACAGTTGGAAACCGGCCTCTGAACAACTTTCGCATGATTGAGAGGCACTACTTCCGCGACACCTTGCTGAAGAGCTTCGACTTTGACTTTGGCTTCTGTATCCCAAACAGCCGAAACACCTGTGAGCACATCTACGAGTTCCCTCAGCTGTCTGAGAGCCTGGGTGAGTCATCTTCTCCATTATGAGGAAAACCTCAAAATTCCTTGAATAATAATAAGTctatttatacagcacctttcAAAAGCAGGcgtcacaaagtgcttcacagaagaaaaaaagaagctgaaagCAAATatgagagagagcagcagacatTAAAAGCAACCAACCATCttaaaacaaggaaaaataaacaatatcaaATTAGTCAAGGTCTTGagttgcttttaaaaagtgtcaaCAGCGTTCCAAAGCGTAGGAGCGACAACCTCAAACGCACAGTCTCCTTTAGTCTGGAGCCTGGAGCGAGGAACAATCAACAAACCCTGATCAGCACCTCAGAGTCCTGCTGCTGTTATATGGCTACAGCAGATCTTTAATGTAGGCAGGTGCCTGAGCATGCAAGGCTGTAAACGTGGTCACAAAAATCTTTAACTGGACTCTGAATTAGATGGGAAACACAATATATTCCATATTATGATAATATCAAAGTATTTTCTGTGTTATATGATGGATCTTAGCTCAGAAGAGATTGTGTCAGCTTTTCCTGAATGTTGAACATCGAGCAGAAGAAGACTGgattttgtttaaaggtgcagtatgtaagaactggccacctcaCCTAAAAACAGATAGGGGCCAGCAAATCactagagtaaccgctaactgctgctaactatggctgtcgttagctagttagcatagTTACCCATGCATCTAGCAGTCCAGACTAGGAGATCAGGGCACTGGCGAAGTGATGCAGTTTACACCACTAACGtaggccagggctagctggttagcatgatTTTAGTTAATTATCGGAtaagattcttacatattgcacctttaatgtaatCTGTGTACCATGTAAATAccaacagaacagatcagagattCCAACTAATAATACTTCCTTTGTTAGAAGATGTATGACTCCTTCCTTGTCATGTGTCACTCTTGAACAAGAAGTGATAGTTGTAGAGTAGATGATCTGATTAGATGTTGAGCATCTTGGTGTATACCTTTACACATCAAGAATTCGGGATGGGAGCAGTGTTTCCTCTACATTCATTCGGGAGTGGTGGACCACCCCAGTCAGAACGTTACCACCACAGCTGGATAAAATGGGAAATCTAACATTATAATCTAGACAACGAAACAAAAGCCAACACAAAAGAAGCAAGGCTAAGTGCATGGAAATAGCCCTTTAATCATGATCTAATAATCCAAATATAAGCAATATTAGTGCTGAAATCACTTACAGCACTAGAACAAAACTAAGACCAATGTGGAACAAATACTAAAAAGTACCATCTGCCACCACTGCctcaaaataataacaatggAACACTGTGGCGAGGATATAAGATTATTTCCTGGATCGGATAAAAATAGTTTGTCATGCTGAATTTTCTTTGTCAGGATCATCATGACTGTCATCACAAGTGGCTTGAAAAAGTTGTCAAGCTCGATAATGTACAATCGCATCATTCCAGACATTCCAAAGCCCTAAGCCTGTCACCACGGCTGACGGCCAGGCTTGCCCATCGTATCGCCTACAAAGAAATGTTAAATCTGATGTGTGGAAATAAAGAAAGGGAGATGAGGTTCCCACCATTTATGCAGGGGGATGTAATATTTTATGATGACCTTATTTAAGTTTCTTTGATTGTTTTGCACTAAAAAGGATGTTCACTCAAAGAACAGATGTATGTCCtctctgtgatgcaataaaaatatttgttacaAAATGTAGGATAAaatgattccagtatgttttaatGCCCTTTTAAAAGCTTTAAGCATCTTCCGATGATTATCAGGATAATATCGTAATCCGCAATTATTTTGGCCAGGATAATCTTTATTATGCCCCATGCCTTTAATGAGAAAAGGTGTTTTTCTTGAAACTACTTTAACTTCTGAAAGGAtaggttcattttttttttaagtctatGTTAATACAATACATGCGATATGTCATTTGAAAGAGTTACGGGTCGCTGCAATCGTTTCTCTGCTCCATACTGGCCGTTAGAGATCCCTTCCTAGTGCGATGACATGATAAAAACATGGGGAACAAAATCCAAAGTTCTGTGTAAAAACGAATTCTTAAGGTCATCTGAAGCGACATTGAGCAGTCTGAGCTCGCCAAATCAAGTGggtatcttcttttttttgccagtGTGCCAACCACCAAGAAGTATCCCTCTGCTGCACTTCAGTAAGGACACTTTGCCcgggagaaacagaaacagaaaactttgGTGGAGACCCAATTCATTTGGCTAACTtagactgctgaagcctcatattGGAACAGAACGAGGACTTTGGATTTGGTCTTGTATGTTTTACAGTCTAGCTGCTCCACAGCCTGCACAGTGTAGAGAGGAGGAACAATTACAATGAGCAATAACTCTTCTTAATCCACATACCGTGCACGTCAGAAACATATTAAGAGACATAAATAACCTCAGTCCTAGTTCATATAAAATAAACTTGCGTTATGTGACGAGATGTATGATCCCTAATTAAGATTTGCTAATGCATTCTTTTCCTCACTAACTACCCATCCAGC
This Pagrus major chromosome 6, Pma_NU_1.0 DNA region includes the following protein-coding sequences:
- the LOC140998655 gene encoding protein unc-119 homolog B-like, which produces MSGAKARSDAPVAENVSGGGHSTAAPPRDRKPGGGVLKRLKSRRSQVDSRPVTEEDLRTQSGHITPEDVLGLRVATRGYLCKPEDNIYNIDFVRFKIRDLETSTVLFEIAKPPHTEDDEENREADASAGRFVRYQFTPAFLRLRTVGATVEFTVGNRPLNNFRMIERHYFRDTLLKSFDFDFGFCIPNSRNTCEHIYEFPQLSESLVRQMVECPYETRSDSFYFVENRLVMHNKADYAYNGGQ